One part of the Ziziphus jujuba cultivar Dongzao chromosome 2, ASM3175591v1 genome encodes these proteins:
- the LOC107418239 gene encoding protein transport protein SEC24 A, which yields MGTENPGRPNFAARPVAAPYAVTPTMTPFSSGPVVGTNQPGPRPTPPIIPQSTTPFSSPRPAVGTDASGFRPTPPVAPQSTMSSLSSGPLVSEASGFRPPPPVRFNDPSVPPPPTSNAPPSVGPFSRFPTPPLPSTTQAFPSRAPPIGQPPFQPPVSQGLSPPVPFRPQQQIPPVPMGSPPQHVNYASSNVNAQLPSDPSFPAARPNLQPFLPGYARKQSSADPQVQPLQSPYLANQGGNFPAPPMASSPFVGHQGGYVQSPSVAAPLGLQSMQHPGAAPPTGAIQGLVEDFNSLSIGSIPGSIETGVDFKTLPRPLDGDVEPKSYTEMYPMNCNPRYLRLTTSAIPSSQSLVSRWHLPLGAVVCPLAEAPDGEEVPVINFASTGIIRCRRCRTYVNPYVTFTDAGRKWRCNICSLLNDVPGDYFAHLDATGRRIDLDQRPELTQGSVEFVAPTEYMVRPPMPPLYFFLIDVSISAVRSGMIEVVAKTIKSCLDDLPGFPRTQIGFATFDSTIHFYNMKSSLTQPQMMVVSDLDDVFVPLPDDLLVNLSESRSVVDAFLDSLPTMFQDNINIESAFGPALKASLMLMSQLGGKLLIFQNTLPSLGVGRLKLRGDDLRVYGTDKEHALRLPEDPFYKQMAAEFTKFQIGVNIYAFSDKYTDIASLGTLAKYSGGQVYHYPNFQSATHGEKLRHELARDLTRETAWEAVMRVRCGKGVRFTSYHGNFMLRSTDLLALPAVDCDKAFAMQMSLEETLLTTQTVYFQVALLYTASCGERRIRVHTAAAPVVQDLGEMYRQADTGAVVTLLTRLAIEKTLSHKLEDARNALQLRIIKALKEYRNLYSVQHRLGGRMIYPESLKFLPLYALALYKSTPLRGGYADAALDERCAAGYTMMTLPVKKLLKLLYPCLIRLDEHLLKSPAHDGPKSVEIRLPLAAESLDPRGLYIYDDGFRFILWFGRVLAPDIAMNLLGPECAAELSKVSLTERDNEMSRKLMKILKKMRESDPSYYQLCHLVRQGEQPREGILLLSNLVEDHMGGTNGYVDWILQLHRQVQQNP from the exons ATGGGAACTGAAAATCCTGGTCGTCCAAATTTTGCCGCAAGACCTGTAGCTGCACCTTATGCAGTCACTCCAACTATGACACCTTTTTCATCTGGTCCTGTGGTTGGAACCAATCAACCTGGTCCCAGACCTACTCCACCAATAATTCCCCAGTCTACAACACCTTTTTCATCACCTAGGCCTGCGGTTGGCACAGATGCCTCTGGCTTTAGGCCTACTCCACCAGTTGCTCCACAGAGTACCATGTCTTCATTGTCATCTGGGCCTCTAGTCTCCGAGGCCTCTGGTTTTAGACCTCCTCCACCAGTTAGGTTCAATGATCCTTCTGTGCCTCCTCCACCAACATCTAATGCCCCACCGTCTGTTGGACCTTTTTCACGCTTTCCAACACCCCCACTTCCCTCAACTACTCAAGCATTCCCTTCGCGTGCTCCACCGATAGGTCAACCGCCATTTCAACCTCCTGTAAGTCAAGGTTTGTCACCACCAGTTCCATTTCGTCCACAGCAGCAGATACCTCCCGTGCCAATGGGGTCCCCTCCTCAACATGTAAATTATGCATCATCAAATGTAAATGCTCAGCTTCCATCAGATCCATCATTTCCAGCTGCCAGGCCTAATCTCCAGCCTTTCTTACCTGGATATGCCCGTAAACAATCTAGTGCAGATCCACAAGTTCAGCCTCTCCAGTCTCCATATCTAGCTAATCAAGGAGGCAATTTCCCTGCACCACCAATGGCATCATCCCCTTTTGTTGGTCACCAAGGAGGTTATGTTCAATCTCCATCTGTTGCAGCTCCTCTGGGCTTGCAGTCAATGCAGCATCCGGGCGCTGCACCTCCTACTGGTGCTATCCAAGGCTTGGTGGAGGACTTCAACTCACTTTCTATTGGATCTATTCCTGGATCAATTGAAACAggagttgattttaaaacaCTCCCGAGGCCATTGGATGGTGATGTTGAGCCAAAATCATATACTGAAATGTATCCTATGAACTGCAATCCTAGATATTTGCGGCTTACTACCAGCGCAATACCAAGTTCGCAGTCCTTAGTTTCGAGGTGGCACTTGCCTCTTGGAGCTGTTGTTTGTCCACTTGCAGAAGCACCTGATGGG GAGGAAGTTCCAGTAATTAATTTTGCTTCTACTGGCATTATTCgctgtagaaggtgtcgtacatATGTGAATCCTTATGTGACATTTACAGATGCTGGAAGAAAGTGGCGTTGCAACATTTGTTCTTTACTAAACGATG TTCCTGGTGATTATTTTGCCCATTTGGATGCCACTGGCAGAAGAATTGATCTGGATCAGCGACCTGAGCTTACACAGGGTAGTGTGGAATTTGTTGCTCCAACTGAATATATGGTGCGACCACCTATGCCGCCACTGTATTTTTTCCTCATTGATGTTTCTATATCTGCAGTTAGAAGTGGTATGATTGAG GTTGTGGCCAAAACCATCAAATCATGTTTGGATGATCTGCCTGGCTTCCCTAGAACACAAATTGGATTTGCAACTTTTGACAGCACaatacatttttataatatgaaG TCATCTTTGACACAGCCCCAAATGATGGTGGTTTCAGATTTGGATGATGTATTTGTGCCATTGCCAGATGATCTCCTTGTTAACTTATCAGAATCAAGAAGTGTGGTGGATGCATTCCTAGATAGCTTGCCTACCATGTTTCAGgacaatataaatattgaatctGCTTTTGGTCCAGCTCTTAAAGCGTCACTCATGCTTATG AGCCAACTTGGGGGGAAATTGTTGATTTTCCAAAACACACTACCCTCTCTTGGTGTTGGCCGCTTAAAGTTGCGTGGAGATGACCTTCGTGTTTATGGGACAGATAAAGAGCATGCACTAAGACTACCAGAAGATCCATTCTACAAGCAGATGGCTGCAGAATTTACCAAGTTCCAGATAGGGGttaatatatatgcattcaGTGACAAGTACACTGATATAGCATCATTAG GTACTCTGGCAAAATATAGTGGAGGTCAGGTATATCATTATCCAAACTTCCAATCTGCCACTCATGGAGAGAAATTGAGACATGAGTTAGCTAGAGACCTCACTAGGGAAACTGCTTGGGAAGCTGTCATGCGTGTACGATGTGGAAAAG GAGTTCGCTTCACATCATATCATGGGAACTTTATGCTAAGGTCCACCGATTTATTAGCGCTTCCTGCTGTAGATTGTGATAAAGCATTTGCAATGCAGATGTCTCTTGAAGAGACTCTATTAACTACTCAGACGGTGTATTTCCAAGTTGCTTTGCT ATACACGGCATCTTGTGGTGAGAGACGTATTAGAGTACATACAGCAGCAGCCCCAGTGGTGCAAGATCTTGGAGAGATGTATCGTCAGGCTGATACTGGTGCTGTTGTCACCCTGCTTACTAGGCTAG CAATTGAGAAAACATTGTCCCACAAGCTGGAAGATGCTCGAAACGCTTTGCAATTAAGAATCATCAAAGCTCTCAAAGAATATCGAAATCTGTATTCTGTGCAACATCGATTGGGAGGGAGGATGATATATCCAGAATCTTTAAAATTCTTGCCTTTGTATGCATTAGCTCTTTATAAATCAACACCTCTCCGTGGAGGATATGCCGATGCTGCACTCGATGAACGCTGTGCAGCAGGTTACACAATGATGACTTTGCCGGTtaaaaaattgttgaagcttTTGTATCCTTGCTTAATTCGACTCGATGAGCATCTTTTGAAG TCACCTGCTCATGACGGCCCCAAAAGTGTTGAGATAAGGTTGCCATTGGCTGCTGAGAGCTTAGATCCCAGGGgcctttatatatatgatgatggtTTTCGTTTCATTTTATGGTTCGGTAGAGTACTTGCACCTGATATAGCTATGAATTTACTTGGGCCAGAATGTGCTGCAGAATTGTCAAAG GTTTCCCTTACTGAGCGTGATAATGAAATGTCAAGGAAGCTAATGAAGATTCTCAAGAAAATGAGAGAAAGCGACCCCTCATATTATCAATTATGTCATCTCGTAAgacaaggtgaacagcctcgaGAAGGCATTCTTCTCCTTTCAAATCTTGTTGAGGACCATATGGGAGGCACCAATGGCTATGTTGATTGGATTCTACAACTACACCGACAAGTCCAGCAAAACCCATAA
- the LOC107418215 gene encoding 3'-5' exonuclease, whose protein sequence is MSTNFKQYVHFAGKTIETTVTDKASIIDQWVSQILNIYAANPTVVGLDIEWKPHPNSLMSNKSATLQLCIDNKCLIVQLFYVDSIPQSLKNFLMNRSFTFVGIEVQDDIEKIRNEYGLSCRKRADIREAAKVHFPGKFSMPGLKDLAREVVGLDMKKSLHATRSDWDARVLNVDQIEYACIDAYASYMVGNVIVV, encoded by the coding sequence atgtctACCAACTTCAAGCAATATGTTCACTTTGCCGGAAAGACCATTGAAACAACAGTGACAGACAAAGCAAGCATCATAGACCAGTGGGTTAGTCAGATTCTGAATATCTATGCCGCAAATCCCACAGTTGTTGGCTTGGACATAGAATGGAAGCCACATCCAAACAGTTTGATGAGTAACAAATCTGCTACTCTTCAGCTTTGCATTGACAACAAGTGTTTGATTGTTCAACTTTTCTATGTTGACTCAATTCCTCAATCCCTGAAGAACTTTTTGATGAACCGCAGCTTCACTTTTGTTGGGATTGAAGTTCAGGATGATATAGAGAAGATTAGGAATGAGTATGGCCTTTCATGCAGAAAAAGAGCTGATATTCGAGAGGCGGCAAAGGTTCATTTTCCAGGAAAATTTAGTATGCCTGGATTGAAAGATCTTGCAAGGGAGGTTGTTGGTTTGGATATGAAGAAATCATTGCATGCCACAAGAAGTGATTGGGACGCACGTGTGCTCAACGTGGATCAAATTGAATATGCTTGTATTGATGCCTATGCATCTTATATGGTTGGGAATGTTATTGTTGTTTAA